Below is a genomic region from Thermovirga sp..
AAGATCTTCGTGCCGGCGATGCTCTTCTCGACCAGCGAAACGATCTCATCATGACCCTTCCCTTCATCCAGGGCCTCGACTGCCCTCATGACGAGAAGCCCCAGCGGGGCTGAAGACGTCTTGGAATCGATGACGGTGATATTGCCCCCCACCTTCTCCGCCGCCGCCCTGCTGGCGTTCCAGGTCCCGCTCAACTTCGACGAAATATGCATGGCGATGACGGAGTCGTAGTGCTCCAGGAGAAAACGGTAAGTCCTCTCAAAGTCGGACAGGGAGGGCTGGGAACTGACGGGGCTTTCCCTGGACCCCTCGAGCAGGGTGTAAAACTGCTCCGAGGAGAGGGTCACCCGGTCGATGTAGACGCTTTCCCCGAAGGCGAGGCGAAGCGGCACAACGTGGATCTGGTTCCTGTCGAGGTATTCCTGGGGCAGATCACAGGTCGAGTCGGTGACAAGGGCCACGGAGTGCATCCTGTGCCTGCACACATCGACCTGGCGCTTCATATCATCGGCCTTCTGCTGCGTGATCGCCCCGTGCTTCTTGATCGTGAAAAAGAGCTTGTCGGGGGTGTCGGTGTGTATGTGAACCCTCACCTTCTCCCCGTGGCCACCGACGATGAGGGAATCGCCGAAGGGGCGCATATCCGCCCTTATGCTCGGGATGTCCCTCCCCCATCCCCGGAGGAGCGCCTCGGTGCAATACCTGAAGGATGGTTCACCGTTAGGAAAGTTTTCGTGGCCATGCCGGATCGGGGGGGTCACCGAAAGCGGGGAGAAATCCCTGAGGTCGCCGTTTTCAAGGAAGGAAACAATCCCCTCCAGAAAGTCGACAAAACCCTGGCCGCCGGCGTCAAGCACGCCCGCTTTTGCCAGGATAGGCAATTTCAACGGCGTCTCGCCCAGGGATTTACGGGCCGTTTCCAATGACCCCGGCAGGATATGGGCGAAATCGTCGCACCGCCTGGAGAGCGTGGCAACCTCGGAAGCCCAGTCCTCCATGACGGTCAGTATCGTTCCCTCGACAGGATTGCTCAGTGCCTCCCTGGCATAGGGAACCGCCCCCGAAACGGCCTTCCCGAAGGCCTTCACATCAACCTCGTCCAGCCCCTCCGTCCCTCGAGAAAACCCCCAGAGGAACTGGGCGAAGATCAGGCCCGAGTTGCCGCGGGCTCCCATGAGCGCCGCATCAGCCATGGAAGCGCTGGTCTGTGAAAGGGAGCGGCAAGCAACAGTCCCCTCCGAGACGGACTGAACGGTTGCGGCCAGGTTCGTACCGGTATCCCCGTCGGGCACCGGGAAGACATTCATGCTGTTCAGGACTCCCTGCCTCGCCCTGATGCTGTTGGCACCGGCGGAAAACCCCCTGTGGAGACGGAGTCCGTCCAGAGTTCTGATTTTCATGCTCCACCTCTTGCTGTTTGAAATTCCGGATATTTTCTCATGATAACGCCGGGACAAGAATACCAGAAAAAACGTTTCAGGTCTGTCGGGAAAGCGCATCCAGCGCGCCTGGGGTCGATCTAGAGGGCTCGAAGGAAGGGAATAACATCGTGGACCGCTATCGGCTAATTGCCCCCCCGGATCGCGATCAATAAGTCGAAGGCGAGTGTTTCCTCACCCTGACCGCGTCCAGGAAGGCCATAATCCTTTCGACAAAGGTCCTCTCCCGGGGGGCGTTCAGGATTTCTTTCCAGAAAGCGGCAATGTAGATGTAAGGGTTCTTTGAAAAGACGGCCCCGCCGCCCCGAGTATCAGGCCCTTCTTCTGTGCCGGTTAGGAAACGGCTGAAGTATTCCAGGACTCTTTCAAA
It encodes:
- a CDS encoding DegV family EDD domain-containing protein; the encoded protein is MKIRTLDGLRLHRGFSAGANSIRARQGVLNSMNVFPVPDGDTGTNLAATVQSVSEGTVACRSLSQTSASMADAALMGARGNSGLIFAQFLWGFSRGTEGLDEVDVKAFGKAVSGAVPYAREALSNPVEGTILTVMEDWASEVATLSRRCDDFAHILPGSLETARKSLGETPLKLPILAKAGVLDAGGQGFVDFLEGIVSFLENGDLRDFSPLSVTPPIRHGHENFPNGEPSFRYCTEALLRGWGRDIPSIRADMRPFGDSLIVGGHGEKVRVHIHTDTPDKLFFTIKKHGAITQQKADDMKRQVDVCRHRMHSVALVTDSTCDLPQEYLDRNQIHVVPLRLAFGESVYIDRVTLSSEQFYTLLEGSRESPVSSQPSLSDFERTYRFLLEHYDSVIAMHISSKLSGTWNASRAAAEKVGGNITVIDSKTSSAPLGLLVMRAVEALDEGKGHDEIVSLVEKSIAGTKI